In one Legionella clemsonensis genomic region, the following are encoded:
- a CDS encoding TIGR03756 family integrating conjugative element protein: MTNTALALESTSPPHPVNTFTIATRVLQKLFQNSHYKVIGSCTWTVGRLPPRLEVTPAVEQFLPDLVITVSNKPEENPWLEARTLYENKAARTMYQQAYKAATGSALGFGNDSGQTTDLHINDERTRIVDVIGSPAAFYRIPYLSHRPETGFGVPYYLAEADAVMDRTEAAELLYMGTHPHLLINHEIGTLTQHWGSEIPRLMRVTQPYNYRASVVAAMHAVDIVTNKNPLHVTKSTNNSCGKNCVVANAIYDPQNNKVIWQEIYPLNRNIHPGDAQDFGIEDEKAGNGNYVFVLWRKYRGCIQNKGKLVNFLTFPKVGQPQKR, translated from the coding sequence ATGACTAACACTGCCCTTGCTTTAGAAAGCACAAGCCCACCTCATCCTGTGAATACCTTCACAATCGCTACACGGGTTTTGCAAAAACTGTTTCAAAACAGTCATTACAAAGTCATTGGTTCTTGCACTTGGACGGTGGGACGTTTACCGCCAAGACTTGAAGTCACTCCTGCGGTTGAACAGTTTTTACCTGATTTAGTGATTACCGTCAGCAATAAACCAGAAGAAAATCCCTGGCTTGAAGCTCGAACGCTTTATGAAAATAAAGCAGCAAGAACGATGTACCAACAAGCCTATAAAGCTGCGACTGGTTCAGCGTTAGGATTTGGCAATGACAGCGGTCAAACCACAGATCTTCACATCAATGATGAGCGGACGCGCATTGTTGATGTGATCGGCAGCCCTGCTGCATTTTACCGTATCCCTTATCTATCACACAGGCCGGAAACTGGTTTTGGCGTTCCTTATTATCTGGCCGAAGCTGATGCAGTCATGGATAGAACAGAAGCAGCTGAATTGTTATATATGGGAACGCATCCTCATCTGTTAATTAATCATGAAATTGGCACATTAACACAACATTGGGGTTCTGAAATTCCCAGGTTGATGCGCGTAACACAACCTTATAACTACAGAGCTTCAGTTGTTGCAGCCATGCACGCCGTAGATATTGTCACCAATAAAAATCCTTTGCATGTCACCAAGTCAACCAATAATTCCTGCGGTAAAAATTGTGTGGTGGCTAATGCCATTTACGACCCACAAAACAATAAAGTCATCTGGCAGGAAATCTATCCTTTAAATCGCAATATCCACCCAGGCGATGCACAGGATTTCGGCATTGAAGACGAAAAAGCCGGAAATGGCAATTACGTGTTTGTCCTTTGGCGCAAATATCGCGGCTGTATTCAGAACAAAGGCAAACTCGTGAACTTTCTCACTTTCCCAAAAGTTGGACAACCTCAAAAACGATAG
- a CDS encoding integrating conjugative element protein, translating to MNKYLLLTLLIPHLTHAGNFMPSQSDYYYELGGTSNLFIPPVNKDQTLVIGADIDGRMGFSCSGFNPVVSITNTFQDLKKSALNIPGGVIDNLKGSVAGFPLYKLQQSMPALYNVLQNAASSAQNEFTLKVKDCQEVKQALEQNQSPMEGILSVSDSQGWLDAAKRAKKENVDVTETSKSIAQKRDEYGLPWIGSNKGNAGGKFQRPIKVINDVVIAGYNILLERKPLDSLEKPSTKIPMVQSWPTPTDAANWAVKVLGDIQVSSSENKQSHDAKAGIGLSALLQSCANANTCSQNIAKALWNLVNGTWTLTEENLSKVSASNLLITDEVITTIQHLPREEQMLTISKLAEEIAVQNMLDKALMMRRILQAGLQVQEVQNLKPAMNMVLFALKKLDDDIHSLSFENDVRKKMMTETLGTIMDIRHQAQSQNMPGQDHEQPAVKNGAIYVKENKGA from the coding sequence ATGAATAAATATCTATTATTAACCTTACTTATTCCGCACCTAACCCATGCCGGAAACTTTATGCCCAGCCAATCAGATTACTATTATGAATTAGGAGGAACCTCCAATTTATTTATACCACCTGTTAATAAAGATCAAACGCTGGTTATTGGTGCAGATATTGATGGCCGTATGGGATTCTCTTGTAGCGGTTTTAATCCTGTCGTATCCATTACCAATACCTTTCAGGATTTAAAAAAATCAGCGTTAAATATCCCTGGTGGTGTCATTGATAACTTAAAAGGTTCAGTCGCAGGATTCCCTCTTTATAAGCTGCAACAGTCCATGCCTGCTTTATACAATGTTCTACAAAACGCTGCATCCAGTGCACAAAACGAATTTACCCTCAAGGTTAAAGATTGTCAGGAAGTCAAACAAGCACTGGAACAAAACCAATCTCCAATGGAAGGCATATTATCAGTATCCGATAGTCAAGGATGGCTTGATGCTGCCAAACGAGCTAAAAAGGAAAACGTCGATGTGACCGAAACATCAAAAAGCATCGCTCAAAAGCGAGATGAATATGGTCTACCCTGGATAGGCAGCAATAAAGGCAATGCGGGCGGTAAGTTTCAACGCCCCATTAAGGTAATTAATGATGTAGTCATTGCGGGCTACAACATTCTTTTAGAGAGAAAACCTTTAGATTCTTTGGAAAAACCAAGCACCAAAATTCCTATGGTACAAAGCTGGCCAACACCTACCGATGCTGCTAATTGGGCAGTTAAGGTTCTTGGCGATATCCAGGTCAGCAGCAGTGAAAACAAACAAAGCCATGATGCTAAAGCAGGGATTGGTTTATCAGCTTTATTGCAAAGCTGCGCGAACGCCAATACCTGTAGCCAGAACATTGCCAAGGCCTTATGGAATTTAGTCAATGGTACTTGGACGCTTACTGAAGAAAATCTGAGTAAAGTCAGTGCCTCCAATTTACTGATTACTGATGAAGTCATTACTACTATTCAGCACCTGCCCCGTGAAGAACAAATGCTTACTATCTCAAAACTGGCAGAAGAAATCGCTGTTCAAAATATGCTGGATAAAGCCTTAATGATGCGCCGCATCTTACAAGCAGGATTACAAGTGCAAGAAGTACAGAATTTAAAACCTGCTATGAATATGGTCTTGTTTGCCCTGAAAAAACTAGACGATGACATTCATTCTTTGTCCTTTGAAAACGATGTCCGCAAAAAAATGATGACTGAGACTTTGGGAACCATCATGGACATTCGCCATCAAGCCCAAAGCCAAAATATGCCAGGCCAGGATCACGAACAGCCTGCTGTTAAAAACGGCGCAATCTACGTTAAAGAAAATAAAGGAGCTTAA
- a CDS encoding conjugal transfer protein TraG N-terminal domain-containing protein: MIVFNPLSLYTTYLGWQQYEVLFNALWQTGLLYLGFLAIGYRFLKNVLNPAGAFYAVEHALNNFLYELAITFLICSLFVYPCVPLETKALQFKPLCGLKNPTTAVIGDSGTTYDEAFADLLTNQVKIPIGFAIIQNFISSFTYSLMKVTGCTDSLQSIQGDLVSTYLPQSVRKQALDFHRQCFIEARTQFNSEKHEASELDPMLKRYGGEDDLNWMGSKILQKMYYSKLHARQPVPGFTFHQAPNRNLEKAANRGDIPPERLPEDGYPSCQQWWNKIKTDLVEVSNQASVFNKHLNYYAMLDRVRQYKVKHPKAWKADISAEDFIAKMLLQESKDMQTSSVQNLMDNNNGKVASAITHSLVNVGQWTKSWTSTPLKREAIMQTLPVMQAFFIFFLIILTPMVLSLSCYSTRALGSLCALFIMAIFLQYLWHLVGFLERSVLDPLGENDAISAMKNMAVMFYFVAPVLLLRLSSHFGGDAGAGLMDLVNGADRQSESMAQSGMQVAKTGVKIISKGIQ; the protein is encoded by the coding sequence ATGATTGTCTTTAATCCTTTATCTCTCTATACCACCTATCTAGGCTGGCAACAGTATGAGGTTCTATTCAACGCCCTGTGGCAAACAGGGCTGTTGTATCTTGGCTTTTTGGCCATTGGTTATCGCTTTCTTAAAAATGTGCTCAATCCAGCTGGCGCGTTCTATGCGGTTGAACATGCTTTAAATAATTTTCTTTATGAATTGGCAATAACTTTCCTGATATGCAGCTTATTTGTCTATCCTTGTGTACCGTTGGAAACCAAAGCCCTACAATTTAAACCCTTATGCGGACTGAAAAACCCAACGACTGCGGTCATTGGCGACAGCGGCACAACTTATGATGAAGCCTTTGCAGATCTACTGACTAACCAGGTCAAAATTCCTATAGGCTTTGCCATCATCCAGAATTTTATATCGAGCTTTACCTATAGCCTTATGAAGGTGACGGGTTGCACAGATAGTTTGCAATCCATTCAAGGAGATTTGGTATCAACCTATCTCCCCCAGAGCGTTCGCAAGCAGGCATTGGATTTTCATAGACAATGTTTTATTGAAGCCAGAACTCAATTCAATAGTGAAAAGCATGAAGCCAGTGAATTAGACCCTATGCTCAAACGCTATGGCGGTGAAGATGACTTAAACTGGATGGGTTCTAAAATCCTGCAAAAAATGTATTACAGCAAACTTCATGCTCGCCAACCCGTGCCAGGATTTACCTTTCATCAAGCCCCTAATCGTAATCTTGAAAAGGCAGCTAATCGTGGCGATATCCCACCCGAACGATTGCCAGAAGATGGTTATCCCAGCTGTCAGCAATGGTGGAACAAAATCAAAACTGACCTGGTTGAAGTCTCTAATCAGGCCAGTGTTTTTAATAAACACTTAAATTACTACGCCATGCTTGATAGGGTTCGCCAATATAAAGTGAAACACCCAAAAGCCTGGAAAGCAGACATCAGCGCAGAAGATTTTATTGCGAAAATGCTCTTGCAAGAAAGCAAAGACATGCAGACTAGTTCTGTGCAAAACCTCATGGATAATAACAATGGAAAGGTCGCATCTGCCATTACCCATAGCCTGGTCAATGTCGGACAATGGACAAAATCATGGACATCCACCCCATTAAAAAGAGAAGCAATCATGCAAACATTGCCCGTCATGCAGGCGTTTTTCATATTCTTTTTAATCATTCTCACTCCAATGGTTTTGTCTTTAAGCTGCTACAGCACCAGAGCATTAGGCAGTTTATGCGCCTTATTTATCATGGCTATTTTTCTTCAGTACCTCTGGCATTTAGTAGGATTTCTAGAACGCTCTGTGCTTGATCCATTAGGTGAAAACGATGCGATTTCTGCCATGAAGAATATGGCTGTGATGTTTTACTTTGTTGCACCTGTTTTATTGTTGAGATTATCAAGTCATTTTGGCGGTGACGCTGGGGCGGGTCTTATGGATTTGGTCAATGGTGCAGATAGGCAAAGCGAAAGCATGGCGCAATCCGGTATGCAGGTAGCCAAGACAGGAGTAAAAATTATTTCAAAAGGAATTCAATGA